One Mycolicibacter sp. MU0083 DNA window includes the following coding sequences:
- a CDS encoding molybdopterin-dependent oxidoreductase → MTAIDGTGAHRRLDPRGPATSPATEETTHPVDLPVDVVDVELELEQGYRSEIHKNHDDTVDVETYGGGFDLSRRAVAPHLRIGKDRWFNLLWLIPIGFVGLIAMIAIGKGVRHMPGVEEFIAQYPGSSPSTEVPGGLPAWAGWTHFFNLFMMIFIIRAGIQILCDHPRLYFSRNSTPGKDEWLRVGPPVPDDPYWTANADTVALPAQFGLPGFRHSIGLARWWHMGLGVLWLLNGAVFYVLLFTTGQWRRIVPTSWDIIPHAASVMIQYASMDWPDDHTWTNYNALQLISYFVTVFIAAPAALITALGMSPALSQRLGVVSKHMRLNLQIARSLHFVVLCYFLMFILVHVTMVFATDAFDNLNHMFAARGCNVGDGPECHSSMGFWVFALAFVICAVGWIAATPLTLRYPRVIQKIGYALIGPFQRALEKLDPEPGTFTEDDISPFHWRNGRLPETVEYKEYEANDFKDWRLKVYGLVENPMEFSLEDLKALPYHDQITQHMCVQAWSGVAKWGGVQMSTIMEIVKPLPQAKWAIFYSMGLGATGGIFYNAHPVDQMWHHMSMLAYNMNDQPLPYMHGRPLRLRNELQHGYKLVKWIKGIEFVESYKEIGSGHGGYSEDHKFFGRHQTI, encoded by the coding sequence ATGACGGCGATTGACGGCACCGGTGCGCACCGACGACTCGACCCGAGAGGTCCGGCCACCTCACCAGCGACGGAAGAGACCACCCACCCTGTTGACCTGCCCGTCGACGTCGTCGACGTCGAACTGGAGTTGGAGCAGGGGTACCGGTCGGAGATTCACAAGAACCACGACGACACCGTCGACGTCGAGACCTACGGCGGCGGTTTCGACCTGAGCCGACGAGCGGTCGCCCCGCACCTGCGCATCGGCAAGGACAGGTGGTTCAACCTGCTGTGGCTGATCCCGATCGGGTTCGTCGGCCTGATCGCGATGATCGCGATCGGCAAGGGCGTCCGTCACATGCCCGGCGTCGAGGAATTCATCGCCCAGTACCCGGGCAGTAGCCCTTCCACGGAAGTCCCCGGCGGTCTGCCCGCGTGGGCGGGCTGGACGCACTTCTTCAACCTGTTCATGATGATCTTCATCATCCGGGCGGGCATCCAGATCCTCTGCGACCATCCGCGGCTGTACTTCAGCCGCAACTCCACCCCCGGTAAGGACGAGTGGCTTCGGGTGGGCCCGCCGGTTCCGGATGACCCGTATTGGACCGCAAACGCCGACACCGTCGCGTTGCCGGCCCAGTTCGGGCTGCCGGGCTTCCGGCATTCGATCGGCCTGGCCCGCTGGTGGCATATGGGTCTGGGGGTGCTGTGGCTACTCAACGGCGCGGTGTTCTACGTGCTGTTGTTCACCACCGGCCAATGGCGTCGTATCGTCCCGACCAGCTGGGACATCATCCCGCACGCCGCCTCGGTGATGATCCAGTACGCGTCTATGGACTGGCCGGATGACCACACCTGGACCAACTACAACGCGCTTCAGCTGATCTCGTACTTCGTCACGGTGTTCATCGCTGCGCCGGCGGCCTTGATCACCGCGCTCGGCATGTCACCGGCACTCTCCCAGCGGCTGGGGGTGGTCAGCAAGCACATGCGGCTCAACCTGCAGATCGCGCGATCCCTGCACTTCGTGGTGCTGTGCTACTTCCTGATGTTCATTCTGGTGCACGTCACGATGGTTTTCGCCACCGATGCGTTCGACAACCTCAACCACATGTTCGCCGCCCGCGGCTGCAATGTCGGCGACGGACCAGAGTGCCACAGCTCGATGGGCTTCTGGGTCTTCGCGCTGGCGTTCGTGATCTGCGCCGTCGGCTGGATCGCGGCCACTCCGCTCACCCTGCGGTACCCGCGTGTCATCCAGAAGATCGGCTACGCGCTGATCGGCCCGTTCCAGCGTGCACTGGAGAAGCTCGACCCCGAACCCGGCACCTTCACCGAGGACGACATCTCCCCGTTCCACTGGCGCAACGGTCGGCTGCCCGAGACCGTGGAATACAAGGAATATGAGGCGAACGATTTCAAGGACTGGCGACTGAAGGTCTACGGCCTGGTGGAGAACCCCATGGAGTTCTCACTCGAGGACCTCAAAGCCCTGCCCTACCACGACCAGATCACCCAGCACATGTGTGTGCAGGCCTGGTCGGGTGTGGCCAAATGGGGTGGCGTCCAGATGTCGACGATCATGGAGATCGTCAAGCCGTTGCCGCAGGCCAAATGGGCGATCTTCTACTCGATGGGTCTGGGTGCCACCGGCGGCATCTTCTACAACGCGCACCCGGTGGACCAGATGTGGCATCACATGTCGATGTTGGCCTACAACATGAACGACCAGCCGCTGCCCTACATGCACGGCCGGCCGCTACGGCTGCGCAACGAGCTACAGCACGGCTACAAGCTGGTGAAGTGGATCAAGGGCATCGAATTCGTGGAGAGCTACAAGGAGATCGGTAGCGGCCACGGCGGTTACAGCGAAGACCACAAGTTCTTCGGTCGTCACCAGACCATCTGA
- the eccB gene encoding type VII secretion protein EccB, whose protein sequence is MADEQRGPGYGLGLSTRTQMTGYQFLARRTAMALTRWQVRMEVEPGRRQALAVVASVSAGAMVCLGALLWSFLSPSGQLNESPIIADRDSGALYVRVGDTLYPALNLASARLIAGRADNPHKVRSAQIAEQPHGPLVGIPGAPSDILPTSPSTSSWLICDTVANVQGVGAPSPVTVTVIDGSPELNSRRRVLDGPDAVVLRYGNDSWVVRQGRRSLIDAADRAVLLPLGLTPEQVDHARPMSQALFDALPVGPELGVPQVPDAGLPPAFPDAPGPVGTVFTTPQLAGPQQYSVVLMNGVQTVSPVVARILQNAGATGGGAPKVVTPQDLAKMPVVTGLDLSAYPDAPLKVVDIKENPSTCWWWERSTGDSRARVQVVSGPTIPVAQNQMNRVVSLVKTNDNGIPQADRVYFGPGFGNFVAVTGNDPDASTRESLWWLSASGVRFGVPGDDERKALGLLGEPALAPSVALRLLAHGPTLSRQDALVRHDTLPTDMSPAELAVPK, encoded by the coding sequence GTGGCTGACGAACAGCGGGGGCCCGGTTACGGCCTGGGGTTGTCGACCCGTACCCAGATGACCGGGTACCAGTTCCTGGCCCGGCGGACCGCGATGGCGTTGACCCGCTGGCAGGTCCGCATGGAGGTGGAACCGGGCCGCCGGCAGGCGCTGGCGGTGGTCGCCTCGGTGTCCGCAGGTGCGATGGTCTGCCTCGGCGCGCTGCTGTGGTCGTTCCTGAGCCCCTCGGGCCAGTTGAACGAATCGCCGATCATCGCCGACCGCGATTCCGGAGCGCTGTACGTCCGGGTCGGCGACACCTTATATCCGGCGTTGAATCTCGCGTCGGCGCGGCTGATCGCCGGGCGGGCCGACAATCCGCACAAAGTGCGCTCCGCGCAGATCGCCGAACAGCCGCACGGACCGCTGGTCGGTATCCCGGGCGCCCCGTCGGACATCCTGCCCACCAGCCCCAGCACCTCGTCCTGGCTGATCTGCGACACCGTCGCCAACGTCCAGGGCGTCGGCGCACCCTCGCCGGTGACGGTGACGGTGATCGACGGCAGCCCCGAACTCAACTCCCGCCGCCGGGTGCTCGACGGCCCCGACGCGGTGGTGTTGCGGTACGGCAACGACTCCTGGGTGGTCCGGCAGGGCCGCCGGTCGCTGATCGACGCCGCCGACCGGGCCGTGCTGCTGCCGCTGGGCCTGACCCCCGAGCAGGTCGACCACGCCCGCCCGATGAGCCAGGCGTTGTTCGACGCCCTGCCGGTCGGACCGGAGCTGGGCGTGCCGCAGGTTCCCGACGCCGGTCTGCCGCCCGCATTCCCGGACGCCCCGGGGCCGGTGGGGACGGTGTTCACCACGCCGCAGTTGGCGGGCCCGCAACAGTATTCGGTGGTGCTGATGAACGGCGTGCAGACGGTCTCGCCGGTGGTCGCCCGCATTCTGCAGAACGCCGGCGCCACCGGGGGCGGTGCACCGAAAGTGGTGACGCCGCAGGATCTGGCGAAGATGCCGGTGGTCACCGGGCTGGATCTGTCGGCCTACCCGGACGCCCCGCTCAAGGTCGTCGACATCAAGGAGAACCCGTCCACCTGTTGGTGGTGGGAGCGGTCCACCGGTGACAGCCGGGCCCGGGTGCAGGTGGTCTCCGGCCCCACGATTCCGGTGGCGCAGAACCAGATGAACCGCGTGGTTTCCCTGGTGAAGACCAACGACAACGGCATTCCCCAAGCCGACCGGGTCTACTTCGGCCCCGGCTTCGGCAACTTCGTCGCCGTGACCGGCAACGACCCGGACGCCTCCACCCGCGAATCGCTGTGGTGGCTGTCGGCGTCGGGCGTGCGATTCGGCGTCCCCGGCGACGACGAGCGCAAGGCACTGGGCCTGCTCGGTGAGCCGGCGCTGGCGCCGTCGGTGGCGTTGCGCCTGCTCGCGCACGGACCGACCCTGTCGCGCCAGGACGCCCTGGTGCGTCACGACACCCTGCCCACGGATATGAGCCCAGCAGAATTGGCGGTGCCCAAGTGA
- a CDS encoding GntR family transcriptional regulator, with product MSVPDFSARPQLSEAVARFVRKRIFDGEYAAGEYVRLDQLATELGISVTPVREALFELRAEGLLDQQPHRGFVVLPVTRRDLADVSEVQAFVGGELAARAAAAVTDEQLNELHEIQEQLEQAYAGDDEERTVRLNHDFHRAINVAAASPKLAQIMSQITRYAPEAVFPVIDGWPEQSMADHRRVLAALAARDETGARTAMAEHLAAGVVPLIEHLSCRGVVECEDGGDAQADQRPSPAGT from the coding sequence ATGTCCGTGCCCGATTTCAGTGCCCGCCCGCAGCTGTCGGAGGCCGTCGCGCGCTTCGTGCGCAAGCGGATCTTCGACGGCGAATACGCCGCGGGGGAGTACGTCCGATTGGACCAGTTGGCAACGGAACTGGGGATCAGCGTCACCCCGGTTCGCGAAGCGCTGTTCGAACTGCGTGCCGAAGGCCTGCTCGACCAGCAACCGCACCGCGGCTTCGTGGTGTTACCGGTGACCAGGCGTGACCTCGCCGATGTATCCGAGGTGCAGGCGTTCGTCGGGGGGGAACTGGCGGCGCGCGCCGCCGCGGCCGTCACCGACGAACAACTCAACGAACTGCACGAGATCCAGGAACAGCTCGAACAGGCCTACGCCGGGGACGACGAAGAGCGCACCGTGCGGCTCAACCACGATTTCCACCGGGCGATCAACGTCGCCGCCGCCTCACCGAAACTGGCCCAGATCATGTCGCAGATAACCCGGTACGCGCCCGAGGCGGTGTTCCCGGTCATCGACGGGTGGCCCGAGCAGTCGATGGCGGACCACCGTCGGGTATTGGCCGCACTGGCGGCCCGTGATGAGACCGGGGCCCGTACCGCGATGGCCGAGCACCTGGCCGCCGGCGTGGTTCCGCTGATCGAACACCTGAGCTGCCGCGGGGTGGTCGAGTGTGAAGACGGCGGCGACGCGCAGGCAGATCAACGCCCGTCGCCCGCGGGGACGTGA
- a CDS encoding acyl-CoA dehydrogenase family protein has translation MTRIAQTLGLTEVQTEILETVRRFVDKEVIPAAADLEHSDTYPQAIVDTMREMGLFGLMIPEEYGGLGESLLTYALCVEELARGWMSVSGVLNTHFIVAYMLRQHGTDEQKQRFLPRMATGETRGAFSMSEPELGSDVAAIRARATREADGDYRITGQKMWVTNGGSSTLVAVLVRTDEGADRPHRNLTAFLVEKPVGFGEVAPGLTIPGKIDKLGYKGIDTTELIFDGYRAGADDVLGGAPGQGFFQMMDGIEVGRVNVSARACGVGIRAFELAARYAQQRETFGKPIAEHQAIAFQLAEMATKVEAAHLMMVNAARLKDSGERNDVAAGMAKYLASEFCSEVTQQSFRIHGGYGYSKEYEIERLMRDSPFLLIGEGTSEIQKQIISKRLLADYRI, from the coding sequence ATGACACGAATTGCCCAAACCCTGGGACTGACCGAGGTCCAGACCGAAATCCTCGAGACGGTCCGCCGATTCGTGGACAAAGAGGTCATCCCCGCGGCAGCGGACCTCGAGCACAGCGACACCTACCCGCAAGCCATCGTCGACACGATGCGCGAGATGGGCCTGTTCGGCCTGATGATCCCCGAAGAATATGGGGGACTGGGTGAATCGCTGCTGACGTATGCGCTGTGCGTGGAAGAACTCGCCCGCGGCTGGATGAGCGTCTCCGGTGTGCTCAACACCCATTTCATCGTCGCCTACATGCTGCGGCAGCACGGCACCGACGAACAGAAACAGCGCTTCCTGCCGCGGATGGCGACCGGCGAGACCCGCGGGGCCTTCTCGATGTCCGAACCCGAACTGGGCTCCGACGTCGCGGCGATCCGAGCGCGCGCCACCCGCGAAGCCGACGGCGACTACCGCATCACCGGACAGAAGATGTGGGTGACCAACGGCGGCAGCTCCACTCTGGTAGCGGTTCTGGTGCGCACCGATGAGGGCGCCGACCGGCCACACCGCAACCTCACCGCCTTCCTGGTCGAAAAGCCGGTCGGCTTCGGCGAAGTCGCACCCGGCCTGACCATTCCGGGCAAGATCGACAAACTCGGCTACAAGGGCATCGACACCACCGAGCTGATCTTCGACGGGTACCGGGCCGGCGCCGACGACGTCCTCGGCGGCGCCCCCGGGCAGGGCTTCTTCCAGATGATGGACGGCATCGAGGTGGGTCGGGTCAACGTGTCGGCCCGCGCCTGCGGGGTGGGCATCCGCGCCTTCGAACTCGCCGCCCGCTACGCCCAGCAGCGGGAGACCTTCGGCAAGCCGATCGCCGAGCACCAGGCCATCGCCTTCCAATTGGCCGAGATGGCCACCAAAGTCGAAGCGGCACACCTGATGATGGTCAATGCGGCCCGGCTCAAGGACTCCGGCGAGCGCAACGATGTCGCCGCGGGGATGGCCAAGTACCTGGCCAGCGAGTTCTGCTCGGAGGTCACCCAGCAGAGCTTCCGCATCCACGGCGGCTACGGCTACTCCAAGGAATACGAGATCGAACGCTTGATGCGCGATTCGCCGTTCCTGCTGATCGGCGAGGGCACCAGCGAAATCCAGAAGCAGATCATCAGCAAGCGACTGCTCGCCGACTACCGCATCTGA
- a CDS encoding acetyl-CoA C-acetyltransferase, giving the protein MTLRETVICEPVRTPIGRYGGMFASLTAVELGVAALTGLLARTGLTADVIDDVVLGHCYPSSEAPAIGRVVALDSGLPVTVPGMQVDRRCGSGLQAVIQACLQVGSGAHDVVIAGGAESMSNVVFHSTDMRWGGSRGGIRVHDGLARGRTTAGGKYHPVPGGMLETAENLRRQYGISRAEQDELAVTSHQRAVAAQRSGVLADEIIGVTVHSRSGEELIDTDEHPRADTSMESLAKLKPVLRKSDPEATVTAGNSSGQNDAASMCVVTTPEQAAQLGLTPLVRLVSWGVAGVKPNVMGIGPVPATEVALAKAGLRLADMDLIELNEAFAAQALAVMAEWKFSAADRERTNVHGSGISLGHPVGATGGRMLATLARELNRRQARYGLETMCIGGGQGLAAVFERVGS; this is encoded by the coding sequence ATGACGCTGCGCGAGACGGTGATCTGCGAGCCCGTCCGGACGCCGATCGGTCGCTACGGCGGGATGTTCGCGTCGTTGACCGCCGTCGAACTCGGTGTGGCGGCACTGACCGGACTGCTGGCGCGCACCGGCCTGACCGCCGACGTCATCGACGACGTGGTGCTGGGCCACTGTTACCCCAGCAGTGAGGCCCCGGCCATCGGGCGGGTGGTAGCCCTGGATTCCGGTCTGCCGGTGACCGTTCCGGGCATGCAGGTCGACCGGCGGTGCGGGTCGGGTCTGCAAGCGGTGATCCAGGCCTGCCTGCAGGTCGGCAGCGGCGCACACGACGTGGTGATCGCCGGTGGCGCGGAGAGCATGAGCAACGTGGTGTTCCACTCCACCGATATGCGCTGGGGCGGATCCCGCGGCGGAATCCGGGTGCACGACGGCCTGGCACGCGGTCGCACCACCGCCGGCGGGAAGTACCACCCGGTGCCCGGCGGAATGCTGGAGACCGCCGAGAACCTGCGTCGGCAGTATGGGATCTCCCGCGCCGAGCAGGACGAGCTGGCGGTCACCTCGCATCAGCGGGCGGTGGCGGCGCAACGCAGCGGTGTGCTGGCCGACGAGATCATCGGTGTCACCGTGCACTCCCGCAGCGGCGAGGAACTGATCGACACCGACGAACATCCCCGGGCCGACACCTCGATGGAGTCGCTGGCCAAACTCAAACCGGTGCTGCGCAAAAGCGATCCGGAGGCCACCGTCACCGCCGGCAACTCCAGCGGGCAGAACGACGCCGCCTCGATGTGCGTGGTGACCACCCCGGAGCAGGCCGCGCAGCTGGGCCTGACCCCGTTGGTACGGCTGGTCTCCTGGGGAGTCGCCGGGGTGAAGCCGAACGTGATGGGTATCGGGCCGGTCCCGGCCACCGAGGTCGCGCTGGCCAAAGCCGGCCTGCGACTCGCCGACATGGACCTGATCGAGCTCAACGAGGCGTTCGCCGCCCAGGCGCTGGCCGTCATGGCGGAGTGGAAGTTCAGCGCCGCCGACCGGGAACGCACCAACGTGCACGGTTCGGGGATCTCACTGGGCCACCCGGTGGGCGCCACCGGCGGGCGGATGCTGGCGACACTGGCCCGTGAGCTGAACCGCCGCCAAGCCCGCTACGGACTGGAAACCATGTGCATCGGTGGCGGCCAGGGACTGGCCGCCGTATTCGAGAGAGTCGGTTCATGA
- the fabG gene encoding 3-oxoacyl-ACP reductase FabG, translating into MDSTVALLNGQTAVITGGAQGLGFAIAQRFVAEGARVVLGDLNLEATEDAAQRLGSDVAVAVRTDVTSSAEIDALVGVAVERFGGLDIMVNNAGITRDATMRKMTEDDFDQVISVHLKGTWNGLRAAAAIMREQKRGAIVNMSSISGKVGMIGQTNYSAAKAGIVGMTKAASKELAYLGVRVNAIQPGLIRSAMTEAMPQRIWDSKVAEVPLGRAGEPDEVANVALFLASDLSSYMTGTVLEVTGGRHL; encoded by the coding sequence ATGGATTCGACAGTGGCATTACTCAACGGGCAGACCGCGGTGATCACCGGAGGTGCGCAGGGACTGGGCTTCGCGATCGCACAACGCTTCGTCGCCGAAGGTGCCCGCGTGGTGCTGGGCGACCTGAACCTGGAGGCCACCGAGGACGCCGCGCAGCGACTCGGCTCCGACGTCGCGGTGGCGGTGCGTACCGATGTGACCAGCTCCGCCGAGATCGACGCACTGGTCGGAGTCGCCGTCGAGCGGTTCGGTGGGCTGGACATCATGGTGAACAACGCCGGGATCACCCGTGACGCCACCATGCGCAAGATGACCGAGGACGACTTCGACCAGGTGATCTCGGTACATCTGAAGGGGACCTGGAACGGACTGCGCGCGGCCGCGGCCATCATGCGGGAACAGAAGCGCGGCGCGATCGTCAACATGTCCTCTATATCCGGCAAGGTCGGCATGATCGGGCAGACCAACTATTCGGCTGCCAAAGCCGGGATCGTCGGCATGACCAAGGCCGCCAGCAAGGAGCTTGCCTACCTCGGGGTGCGGGTCAACGCGATCCAGCCGGGGCTGATCCGCTCGGCCATGACCGAGGCCATGCCGCAGCGCATCTGGGACTCGAAGGTCGCCGAGGTGCCCTTGGGCCGTGCCGGCGAACCCGACGAGGTGGCCAACGTAGCGCTGTTTCTGGCGTCGGACCTTTCCTCATATATGACGGGCACCGTGCTCGAGGTGACCGGAGGCCGGCACCTATGA
- a CDS encoding acyl-CoA dehydrogenase family protein, with amino-acid sequence MTTASVDDDVFADILSQTRRFVRTVVVPREQEILDTDQVPDDLRQAAKDLGLFGYAIPQDWGGLGLNLAQDVELAMELGYTCLAVRSMFGTNNGIAGQVLVGFGTDEQKQRWLPAIASGAVASFALTEPGAGSNPAGLRTKAVRDGDDWVLDGQKRFITNAPLADLFVVFARTRPADEHGAGIAVFLVPADAAGVTVGSKDAKMGQEGATTADVTFSGVRVGCDTLVGGSEDIGYRAAMTSLARGRIHIAALAVGAAQRALDESVAYAASATQGGSVIGDFQLVQAMLADQQTGVMAGQALVRDAARKWVADEDRRIAPSVAKVFCTEMAGKVADLAVQIHGGTGYMRGVPVERIYRDVRLLRLYEGTSEIQRLIIGSNLVKGAKRGL; translated from the coding sequence ATGACGACCGCATCCGTCGACGACGACGTTTTCGCCGACATCCTGTCCCAGACCCGCCGATTCGTCCGGACCGTGGTCGTGCCGCGGGAACAGGAGATCCTCGACACCGATCAGGTCCCCGACGACCTGCGGCAGGCCGCCAAGGATCTCGGCCTGTTCGGCTATGCGATCCCCCAGGACTGGGGCGGCCTGGGGCTGAACCTGGCCCAGGACGTCGAACTGGCCATGGAGCTCGGTTACACCTGCCTGGCGGTCCGGTCCATGTTCGGCACCAACAACGGCATCGCCGGACAGGTGCTGGTCGGGTTCGGCACCGACGAGCAGAAGCAGCGCTGGCTGCCGGCCATCGCCTCCGGCGCGGTCGCCTCGTTCGCACTCACCGAACCCGGCGCGGGCTCCAACCCCGCGGGACTGCGCACCAAGGCCGTCCGGGACGGCGACGACTGGGTGCTCGACGGCCAGAAGCGGTTCATCACCAATGCACCGCTGGCCGACCTGTTCGTGGTGTTCGCCCGCACCCGCCCCGCCGACGAGCACGGGGCCGGAATCGCAGTGTTCCTCGTGCCGGCGGATGCCGCGGGAGTAACAGTCGGCAGCAAGGACGCCAAGATGGGCCAGGAGGGCGCCACCACCGCCGATGTCACCTTCTCCGGCGTGCGCGTGGGCTGCGACACCCTGGTCGGCGGTAGCGAGGACATCGGCTACCGGGCGGCGATGACGTCGTTGGCGCGCGGACGCATCCATATCGCGGCGCTGGCGGTCGGCGCGGCGCAGCGCGCACTGGATGAATCGGTGGCCTACGCGGCCAGCGCCACCCAGGGCGGCAGTGTCATCGGCGACTTCCAGTTGGTTCAGGCGATGCTCGCCGACCAACAGACCGGGGTGATGGCCGGCCAGGCCCTGGTGCGCGATGCGGCCCGCAAATGGGTCGCCGACGAAGACCGGCGCATCGCGCCCTCGGTGGCCAAGGTGTTCTGCACGGAGATGGCGGGCAAGGTCGCCGATCTGGCGGTACAGATTCACGGCGGCACCGGGTATATGCGTGGCGTGCCCGTCGAGCGCATCTACCGGGACGTCCGCCTGCTGCGGCTCTACGAGGGCACCAGCGAGATCCAGCGGCTGATCATCGGATCGAATCTGGTTAAAGGCGCAAAACGCGGATTGTAA